The following is a genomic window from Syntrophorhabdus sp..
TATCCGCGAGATACCCTATGCCTGGTACGGGCTGGCCCGGACCCTTTACGCGGCCGGCGACGTCGCGGGCGCCGTCGGGGCGATGTCGAGGGCCATCAAGCTGGCTCCGGCAGTCGCCGACTACTATCATGAAAGGGCGATATTCCTTGAGGCGCTCGGCAGGCCGGACCTTGCCCGCGACGACCTGGGGAGGGCCGTTTCCCTCGACAGGAACTACGAGCGTGTCGATGAGATCAGGTGGGCCGCGCGCGTCGTGGAAGGATCGTTCTCCCCTCCGGCCGGCCCCGCTCCGGATACCACCCGGATCAGGTCCGCAGAACTGCTGCGTCTCCTCGAGGAGGAAGGGGGAGCCGATATCTTTCGCAAGCCATCCTGTCCCGTCGCGTCCTGCCCGGCATATTGCTGTCATTTCACCGGCAGGCTTCTCGTGCACGGGGTGACGATAGGCCCCTGGAAGCTTCAGGGTCTGCGCAGGCATTTCCAGGAAAATGGTTTGCGGGAAGAAGACCTTCTGGACGTTTTCCCCGTGGCCGAAGCGGAGCACGCGGAAAGCCTGTTCTCGCCCGAGGACGTCATGAAGCTCGGCGGTGTCCCATCCGTCACATTTCCGCGGCAGGGAACATCCCGGCTGGGTCGAGACCTTGCAGGGGACATGCCGAAAGACAAAGACTATCGGACCCTCATGTGGACAGGAGAGGACGCCAGACCCTGTGTCTTCCTTTCCGGCGGCCGGTGTTCGCTCTATGACGTCGGCGATGAAGCGAGTCTCGATCCCTGCGCGTCCTTTCTTTGCATGACCGGTTTTGTCTTCGTGGTATTGAGGTCCCTGGGACTCATCGACAGGGAGGCGATGGGCGCAAGATCGATGGCGGAACTCAACGGTATCGCCGTCGACGCCCTCATCATCCTGGCCCGTGATGTCTATGGCAGCGACGAGGCCGTGGCATCAGCGGATGCCGTGGCGCAGGAACTGCAGATCGCGGTGAGGGAGGACCTCGCCGGCAACGATGGTCCGCGCGATGAGGCGATGGGCCGTTACCGTCTTCTGAAAGACCGGCGTGACAGCCTGATAAACGGGCTTGTCGCTTCGGCCGGCCAAAGGATAGCCCGCCTTCTCTCGTAAGGGCCCCGGGGCAAAAATCACTTTCAATTCTTCTTTGTTTTGTGATACCTAAATGATTGATCAAGGCAACGAACGCACGGGAGCATCGATGGAAAAGATAAGGACTCTCAGGGGATTTCGCGACATCTTCGGGGAAGAGCTCGACAAGTTCAGGCGCATAGAAAGCGTGTTTCGGAAATACAGCGGACTTCTCGGTTTTCGGGAGATCGAGCTGCCCGTTCTCGAGAAGACGGAACTCTTTGTCCGGAGCATCGGAGATACCACGGATATCGTTGAAAAGGAGATGTTCACCTTCACCGATGTGGGGGGCGATTCGCTGACCATGCGACCGGAGGCCACCGCGGGCATGGTGCGTTCCTATCTGCAGGAAGGCCTTTACGCGACGGAAAGGATGACGAAGGTCAGCTCCATCGGCCCCATGTTTCGCCACGAGAGGCCCCAGAAAGGGCGCTACCGGGAATTCCACCAGATCGACGTGGAGGTCTTCGGAGTGAAGGAAGCCCTCGTCGATGCCGAACTGGTCTTCATGATCCGCATGATCCTCGATGAACTGGGCATCGGGCGTTACCGGATAGAGGTCAACAGTGTTGGATGCAAGACCTGCCGGGAATCCTTCCGCCGGGTGCTCATCGATTATTTTGAGACGAGAAAGGACCAGCTTTGCGAGGATTGCCTGAGGAGGCTCGAAAGGAACCCCTTGAGGATCTTCGACTGCAAGAACGAGCAATGCATCAGGGTCACCGGCGATTCCCCCCTCCTTTTTGATTCGCTGTGCGGAGAATGCAGGGAGCACTTCGGGTCTTTCGAGGGGTACCTGGGAGACTTCGGTATCGATGTCGAGATCAACAAGCGTCTGGTGAGAGGCCTCGACTATTACACGAAGACGGTCTTTGAGGTCACGTCGGAGGACCTCGGCGCGCAGAAGGCTTTTATCGCCGGCGGCAGATACGACAATCTCGTTGAAGAGATGGGTGGTCCGGCCACGGCCGGCATCGGGTTCGCGATCGGTGTCGAGCGCTTGTCCATGCTCGTTCCGTCCTCGGCCGAAAAGAGCGGGAAGCTGTGTTTCTTCGCCTGTGTCGGCGATCAGGCGAGGGGCCACCTCGTGCCCTTTGTGAAGGCCTTCGTCGCTGCGGGGTTACCCCTGAAATACGCCTACGACGCGAAATCCCTCAAGGCCCAGATGCGCTATGCCGACAACCTGAAGTGCGATTTCGTCCTTATCCTCGGCGATGACGAGATCGACAGAGGTATCATCACGCTGAGGAACATGGCGGACAAGAGCCAGCGGGAGCTCCCTCTCGACCCGAGAGCGGTCGTGGAGGAACTTGGGGTGCTCGTGTAGCGTCAGGTGCCGGGTCACCGGTCACATGCCGCACGTCCCAACCCCTGAAAACACGACCCGGGACAGATAAGAAGAATTTTCTGGCCATTTTTTTCTTTATCTAATACAATCTCAATGATCAATGATATACACCGTCACATTGGATCCTCTTCTCGAAAGGGTCGTCGGGGTGGAAGAACTCGTGTACGACGACGTCAATTGCATTACCGATGAGAACAGGAGACCCGGCGGCAGGGGGATCGACGTATCACGGGTCATCAGGGAGCTCGGAGGCCGCAGTATTGCGCTCGGTTTTGCAGGCGGGTATACGGGTCTCGAACTTGCGGACCTGCTTGCCAAGGAAGGTATTGTCACGGATTTTGTCCGGATCGGTCAGGAAACGCGTTCCAGCATAACGATCTACCAGCGGAAGAAAAAGATCCGCACATTGCTGTCTACGTCAAGCCCGGTGATCGGGGAAGATGATACCGCCTCTTTTCTCGACAAGGTGAAAGGGATCCCCGACGGCAGCTGCGTGGTTTTGAGCGGCACGACGGCCGGTCTCCGTGATGGCATCTTCGCGGAGCTTATTGCCATTCTCAAGGGGAAAGGGATCAGCACCTTCCTCGATTCCGATCAGACGGCCCTCAGCCTGGGGGTCGATGCCGGCCCCTTCCTGATCAAGCCCAATATCTTCGAGTTGAACAGACTGGCGGCCACGAAGGCCAAAGAGACAAAGGAGATCGCTGAAGCTGTTAAGCCTTTCCGGGATAGTGTCGAGTATATAGTTGTGTCAATGGGGGCGCGGGGTGCCCTCGGGTTCTCACAAGAAGGCGATTATCATGTCACGCCGCCGAAGGTGAAGGTGCGAAATTCACTGGGGGCAGGTGATTCATTCATGGGAGGCCTGGTCTCGGTGATGAGCGACTCGGGCAGCTTTAGAGAGGCTTTAAGGGTCGGCGTGGCGTGCGGTACGGCGACGGTCCTTGCCGCTTCCGGGGGTCTGTGCAGAAAAACGGATGTTGATTCCATCAAAAAAGAAGTAATTATTGAAAAATTTTAATTTACATATTAGGATGGTTGGTATATATGTATTCTTAATAGTCGAATATCAACAAGAAAGGAGGTGAAAATAGATGAAGAAGCTCGTCGCGTTGATGATAGCTATCGCTTTTTTTGCAGGTTTTTCACTGATCGGATGCGGTCCGTCCGCAGAGCCTCCGAAACCGGCACCACCGAAGGAAGAGGCAAAACCGACGCCTCCGCCTCCCGCAGAGGAGAAACCGGCACCCGCACCGGAGAAGCCCGCGGAAGCGAAACCGGCAGCAGAAAAGC
Proteins encoded in this region:
- a CDS encoding histidine--tRNA ligase; the protein is MEKIRTLRGFRDIFGEELDKFRRIESVFRKYSGLLGFREIELPVLEKTELFVRSIGDTTDIVEKEMFTFTDVGGDSLTMRPEATAGMVRSYLQEGLYATERMTKVSSIGPMFRHERPQKGRYREFHQIDVEVFGVKEALVDAELVFMIRMILDELGIGRYRIEVNSVGCKTCRESFRRVLIDYFETRKDQLCEDCLRRLERNPLRIFDCKNEQCIRVTGDSPLLFDSLCGECREHFGSFEGYLGDFGIDVEINKRLVRGLDYYTKTVFEVTSEDLGAQKAFIAGGRYDNLVEEMGGPATAGIGFAIGVERLSMLVPSSAEKSGKLCFFACVGDQARGHLVPFVKAFVAAGLPLKYAYDAKSLKAQMRYADNLKCDFVLILGDDEIDRGIITLRNMADKSQRELPLDPRAVVEELGVLV
- a CDS encoding hexose kinase: MIYTVTLDPLLERVVGVEELVYDDVNCITDENRRPGGRGIDVSRVIRELGGRSIALGFAGGYTGLELADLLAKEGIVTDFVRIGQETRSSITIYQRKKKIRTLLSTSSPVIGEDDTASFLDKVKGIPDGSCVVLSGTTAGLRDGIFAELIAILKGKGISTFLDSDQTALSLGVDAGPFLIKPNIFELNRLAATKAKETKEIAEAVKPFRDSVEYIVVSMGARGALGFSQEGDYHVTPPKVKVRNSLGAGDSFMGGLVSVMSDSGSFREALRVGVACGTATVLAASGGLCRKTDVDSIKKEVIIEKF
- a CDS encoding tetratricopeptide repeat protein, with product MPHREDAEALKEKYYHSMGAALTEEGDLEEAVVFFQRAIDIREIPYAWYGLARTLYAAGDVAGAVGAMSRAIKLAPAVADYYHERAIFLEALGRPDLARDDLGRAVSLDRNYERVDEIRWAARVVEGSFSPPAGPAPDTTRIRSAELLRLLEEEGGADIFRKPSCPVASCPAYCCHFTGRLLVHGVTIGPWKLQGLRRHFQENGLREEDLLDVFPVAEAEHAESLFSPEDVMKLGGVPSVTFPRQGTSRLGRDLAGDMPKDKDYRTLMWTGEDARPCVFLSGGRCSLYDVGDEASLDPCASFLCMTGFVFVVLRSLGLIDREAMGARSMAELNGIAVDALIILARDVYGSDEAVASADAVAQELQIAVREDLAGNDGPRDEAMGRYRLLKDRRDSLINGLVASAGQRIARLLS